CGCCCAGAATGGGTGCACTGCACTTGAGTCCGAAAGCTTGGTGAAATCGTGTTCTAACTTAGCTGACTCATACTCAACAGGAGGATTTTAGTTAATTCCACCTAATCTGCCCTCCTACGATATCCAAATAACTGCCCCAACGTGACAATAATGTAACAATCCCCCTCCTGCCTATCACCTGGATCGAACGACAGTGCTAGCTCTAAACCATACAATAAGTGTGTTGGAACTAGCTGTTATAAGGAGAGGATTTAAGTTGAATAAAATGTTGAGTAAGAATATGAGTAAGAATAGGAAAACCCGCCGCAAGTTCGGCATCCTGACGGCTGTGCTGACGCTGACTGTTGCCTTTGAAACAAGTGCATACGCGCAACAGAAACCTGAGTCGGATCGGTTTACTTCGGTCAAACAGCTTGCCGCACTCGGCAGTACAGCACCAAGAGATTATACGGACGGGCCGCGTGACGCTAAGGAAGTCGAGGCATTTCTTGACTCGTTTTTTGCTCAGGATGCCATCAAGCAAAAGTTGATGTGCCAGGCCCGGGCGAAGCTATTGGGTATACTGGTCTGAGAAAGGCCTTAAGCAAGGAGCTGGACGCGGTTGCTTTTCCACAGGCTGTTGATTTTGGCGCAAGCGGGGTTCAAGTCAAAATCAATATCACAAGTGAAATGGATCGCTATGCCATGAATTACAGTGTATATGGCCGTCAACTGGTCGTGCCGATGGAGGTGGTAAGGGCTGTTCGTGAGAAGATGCCTACCTCCCCCGAATATGAAGCCATCCACATCGATACCTACCAAATTGCGGATAAGAAAGAACGTGCAGCCGCATCCAGCATTTATGCGGAGGTAGTCAAGGTAAATAAGCTTAGTCCTGACTTTGATACATTTTATAAAGCGTCGCTCCGTAAATTTGGGCTGATCATTTTTATAGCAGGTTTTCTTGGTCTTGTCTTCCTGATCTCCACGGGCAGTATTCTATATTTCAAGCAGATGACAGAGGCGGAGCAAGAAAGGAAAAGCTATACGATTCTACGGCAACTCGGGTTCGGGGAGCGTGAGATTATGGGCGGCATTATTCGCAAGCAGATGTTTGTATTTGCGATTCCGCTGGGGATCGGGCTTATGCATTCCGTGTTTGCTGTTAAAGCGGCTTCCAAGCTGGCCTTGTCTGACCTCACCCTTCCGACCGCTATTGCCATGTCTGTATACACACTTATTTACTTCGTGTTCGCGGTGCTTACTATTGTTTATTATCGCCGAATTGTGAGGGCAGCACTTTAGAGGTTTGGCTATTTGTGTTGGATTCCCTGGGAGTCAATTCTATAAGCGGCAGAGATGCCGTTTTTTTGTTGTTTCTGAGTCTAAAATGGTGATTTACTCCAAATAAGAGCTTCCAAGTCCACTTTATTACGCCGGTGATCAACATCCCTACTTTCCAGCATCTAATTTCTTAAGTGGAAGGAAAGTCTTTAAAATATTCACTATTAACAAGATGAAGCAAAATACTATATTTTGAAAAATGCACAAATTTTAGGTGGAAATTAGAATCGAAACCGGTTTATAATGTATTTATAATTATTGGTTGCGCTTTCAATTGAGAATGCGATATGAAGAATACAATAAATGAACATCCAACACGCTTAAATACTCCAACTTGAAAACATAGCAGCCCATGGAGTTCCGTTGAAAAGAAGATAACTAGTGTCATTTACGAAACCGGTTGGGATGAAACTAACCACCGCCAAAGGCATCTGTTACATACATTGTGGAAATTCCCCCCCTACCAATACCTTGTTTTACCTGATTTCAAAGCGCGAGCGCGCGCCGTGCATTGAAATAAAAATAAACGAAGTGAGGTGATCTCCCTAGGCTGAAGATGGGTAGTGTGTTGTATATTAAAAGGAGGTAAAAATGATGTTGAAAAGAGGAAAAGTTCTAAGTCTATTACTTCTATTCACACTCTTGATTGCTCTAGTACCTGTCGGGAATTCAAATGCAGCTTCAACTTGGAATCAGGTATGGAGCGACGAATTCGATGGTACATCCCTGAATACTGGTAATTGGTCGGCTGAAGTCGGTACCGGTAGCGGTGGCTGGGGAAACAATGAACTGCAGTACTATACCAACCGTTCGCAAAACCTGCAGGTGACGGGTGGAAATCTCGTCATTACGGCGCAAAAAGAAGCCTATGGTGGAATGAATTACACCTCCGCACGGATAAAGTCACAAGGATTGAAAAGTTTTACGTATGGTAAAATCGAAGCGAGAATTAAGTTGCCCTCAGGACAGGGACTATGGCCGGCATTTTGGATGCTTGGATCGAACATTGATTCGGTGGGCTGGCCTAAATCCGGGGAAACGGACATTATGGAGCGTGTAAACAATAATGCCTTTGTTAACGGCACTGTGCATTGGGATGCCAATGGACATGCTGAATATGGACAGGTATCTGGTAATCTTGATTTTTCCCAATACCATGTGTACAGCGTAGAATGGGATGCGAATTATATAAAGTGGTTTGTAGACGGCACTCAGTTTAACGCTTTCTATATCGAGAACGGAACTGGTAACACGGAAGAATTCCAAAAGCCATTCTTCCTTCTGCTAAATCTTGCCGTGGGTGGAAATTGGCCAGGAAGTCCTAACAGTTCGACTCCATTCCCGGCGCAAATGCTGGTTGATTATGTACGTGTGTATCAGGCTTCCGCTACGACAAACATCGAGAGCGGTAGTATTTATACCTTGGCTGACAAGGCAAGCGGTAAGGTGCTGGATGTAGTAGGCGTTTCTACAGCTAGTGGGGCAAAAATGCAGCAGTGGACCAATTACACGGCCAATAACCAAAAATTTAAGGTAGAAAGTACGGGAGACGGATATTACAAGCTTACAGCAGTGCATAGTGGAAAAGTATTGGATGTGCCCAACTCATCAACTTCCACCGGCATACAGTTGCAGCAATGGGACGATAATGGTTCCAATGCCCAGCGGTGGAGAATCGTAGATGCGGGAGGCGGTTACTACAAACTTGTTTCTAAAGCAAGCGGATTGGCCATGGATGTTTCCGGATCTTCTACGGCAGATGGCGCAGCAGTCCAGCAGTGGACCGACAATGGAACGGATGCCCAAAAGTGGTTATTTACCAAAGTTAATTAACGTCCTATTTAAATGAAACCACTTCACTTAGGAGTGGTTTTTTTGGTTTTTCATATTTAGATAGATATACTCAACTCAGAGTATTTTTAAGTAAATTACGAGTTCAATTTATACTAAAAATACCCATAAATATGGTATAATTGATATAATATCCTGCAATATAGTAATTGTAACAAAATGTTCAAAATTAGGTCTTAATTATGATTTTAGGTACTAAGTCCCTTTGATTCTATACTGAAAAGACCTATTTATATGGGATTTCTCTGATCCAATCATTCTTGCAAGGATCATTAATGATAACTGCATAAGTAAACGACAAAATTTTACAAATTGTGAATTGGAGTGACGGTTTATGAAAGTGAATTCAGTATATGTAGGTGCTAGCATTGATGTTATAGCGTTTGAAGCTCTATGGGTAAGGCTTTCCAAAGAGAAACAAGAACGATTAAAGAAATTTAAAAGACAACAGGATATTATTCGTTCTCTAGTTGCTGATCTACTTGCTAGAATGATGTGTGCTGAAGCTATGTGCTGCAGTATGGAGGACGTTGAGTTTGAATACAATGAGTTTGGCAAACCGTTAGTTTCCGGAGATACACCCTGTTACTTTAATGTTTCTCATTCAGGTGATTGGGTAGTTTGCGCAGTTGATAGTGATGCGATAGGTATTGATATAGAACAAAAAGGTAATATAGACCTAGAAATAGCCAGAAGGTTCTTTACTAGTCAGGAATATAGGTACATTTGGGGGGGAGATCCGGTAACACGTATAGATAGATTTTATGAGATTTGGACATTTAAAGAGAGTTATATTAAGGCAGTTGGAAAAGGCCTGACCATCCCGCTTCAATCTTTCGAGGTTGAGATAGCGCAGCAAGAGTACGGAGAATCATTACGAGCTAGAATAAGCAAGAATTCGAGTAGTGCTAATGTATGGTTTTTGAAACAGTACAATATGAATGCCGACTACAAGGTGGCTATTTGTGCAAAAGAACAACTTTTTACCCAGACTATCCATAACATAAACATAAATCGACTTTCTTTATAAAAAACAACGCGGTGAGCGCTAATTTACACGAATGCTGTCACTAATTCTGAATGGCTCTATTTTCACGTAAAAAACCGGGATTAACCAATAAATTTCATGGATTGACAAAAATGACCATCGATAATACAATCTACTCGTTAGTAAATTAATGTAAATTAATCAAATGAATTCTTTATAAGGAAATGAATAAATTTTAATATACCTCGAAGTGAATAGCATAAACTCTAACCCATATCTTTATATTTTCTGCATAAAACTCCACATAACTACTCACATAATTACTCACGCAAAGACTCTACATAGAACTGATTCATAAGGTAATGCCTACAGCGAAAGGGGGAGGGTCTGTCACAAGATAGTATGTTGAGAGATTGCAATAGTAATAAAAATACACTTAAAAACAAGGAGGAATTTATGTGTGGTTTTTAGCGCTGTGGTTGTTAGGTATTATTTCAGGTCTGGTACATTTATATACCCTAGGATTTCCCAACAATGTAAGTGATATAAGTACGATCCTGCTGCTTCATCAATTTGTGGTCACGTTCGGATTGGTTGGCGTAATTGGTTACGTAGTTAATATTGCGAGAGCTGATGAAACAGCGAAGATGTTAGGTTGGCCGGGTGGACCGTTTCAGGTTAAATATGGTTTCTCTCAAGTGGGTTTAGGTGTAATGGGGATTTTGGCCATTTGGTTCCAAGGTACCTTTTGGGTCGGTGTTCTGGTAACCATGTACATCTATGGACTAAGTGGTCTGTGGTCTCATACACATGTGATGATTAAGAATAAGAAGGTCGATGCTGATAGTATAAGCAACCTTATTATGGACGTTGTTTACCAGACATTCATTACAGTGTTGTCGATATTAGCAGGGGGAATCTGGGTTCTGGGATAAAAACTCGAGGGGGTAGGATTGTGATAACAAAAAGAGTGGAATTATCGGAAACCCAGAAAGGTATTTACTTTGATTGCCAAATCGATAACCCTATATCCTATAATATATCTGCAACTTTATTAATTGAGGGCTTACAGGAGAAACACTTTGAGTCGGCTTTAAAATTAGTAATTGGAGAACAAGAAGCCTTACGAAGCAGTCTCCAAATGGTAGATGATTTGCCGGTTCTAGCTATTCATGACCGAATTCCCTATGTATTAGAAAAACAAGATCTTTCAGCTCATGTCGAGCTGAGGGATGAATTAGTAAGAGGAATAACTAAGGAAGAATGCAATACGACATTTGATTTTAGCGAGGCTCCTTTATTTCGCACTAAACTAATTCAATTGGAGGAGCATAAACACCTATTTCTGATCTGCATCCACCATATAATCTCCGATGGTTTATCATTAGAGATTTTTAAGAAGAAATTACTGAATTATTATTCCTACTTGGTAAATAAGAAACCAATGACCTTGAAACAGGATTCTGGGTTCTCTGAATTTATTGAGCGTGAAAATAGTAAACTATTAGATGGAAAGTATAGTAAACAGAAAGAGTATTGGTCACAAAAAATGAGAGGCTCCGAACCGCTGGCCTTACAACCGGATTATTCAGTTAGACACAAAGATCAAGGCATCGGTAAGGAAAAACGTTTTGAAATCCCTTCCGAAATGATTAAGGCCATTCATCATCTGTCCATGGATCAAGAAGTTACGGATTTTATGTTCTTTATGGCAGCTTTTACCGTACTTATGAATCAGTATACGCGAAATGATGATATTATCTTCTCTTCCCCCTTTTCCTATCGCCCTAGCTTTGATCTGGAAGAAACCATGGGTTGTTTTGTCCATATGTTACCTATGCGTTTCAACATTCAGAGTGATGGCCACTTCACTTCTATTCTGCAGCAGGTTTCCCATGAATTAATTCAAGTATATAGAAACATTGGATACCCTAATAATTTGATTGTACGAGACAGCCAATTGGTACCTATGCCTGGCTCGCCTTCGATATTTGATGTGTCTTTTGTCTACGATATATATGAAGAAACAGAAGATAACCATCTTAAGATAGAAGTTCTCGATCAGGATATCGTAACTTTTCCAGGGAGCTTAATGGTCATCTTAAATAAAACTCCGTATCAGGACATGATTAAAATTCAATACAAGTCTGGAATCTTTTCGGATGAAATGATAGAGCTGCTGGGACGTAGATTTCTGAAGCTCCTTGAAGTTGTAATACAAAATGTTGATATCCCAATCGGACAGATTGACTTGTTGTTAGAGAATGAAAAGAAATGCATATTACAAGATTTCAATGCTACTTCTTATTTCCCCTACCAGCCACAGCATATTATGGATGTGCTCCATTCTAAGGTTATCAACCACCCTGACCATATCGCACTGATAGAAGGGGAGAAACAAGAAACCTATGCTTCCGTGAACGCCAAAGCTAATCAATTAGCTCGAAAAATTGCGGGAAGAAAAAGAAAAGCCAATGAAGCGATAGGCATACAGATGCACCGTTCGATGAATTTGGTAATAAGTCTATTGGCGATACTCAAAGCAGGTTGTGCGTATGTGCCTATAGATCCCGCTTATCCCGCAGCAAGAAAAGAGTATATTTTTGAAGATGCGGATATTAATCTTCTTATAACTTCGTCAGAGTGTGAGTTTAAGGAAGACTGGAATATAGATTTTCTTATTATTGATGATCCTGAAACCTATAGCGGCGATGATAGTAATCTCGCAGAGGAACTGGATCCCTTTAGTTTGGCTTACATTATGTACACATCCGGTTCAACCGGCAAACCAAAGGGAGTCATGGTAGAAAATCATAGTGTAGTGAATACATTAATGGATTTGGAAAGACGTTTCCCCCTCGGGAAGGATGATGTGTATCTCCTCAAAACCTCCTTTACTTTCGATGTGTCCGCGACAGAATTCTTTGGATGGTTTATGGGGGAAGGCGCATTATTGGTGTTAGAGCCGGATGGGGAGAAAAATCCTCAATTAATATTGAATGAGATCAGCAAACATGCTGTAACCCATATTAATTTTGTTCCAACGATGTTTAGGCTCTTCTTGGAGTTATTTGATATGAATTCTAATCTGGCAAAGTTAGATCCACTTCAATGGATCTTTGTGGGCGGAGAAGCCGTAACACCGGATATTTTGCAGAAATTTAATGCGCTCCAGACTAATATCAGTCTTGAAAATGTATACGGACCTACAGAATGTACCATTTGGGTTTCTCACTATTCTCTCAAAAATTACAATGGAGCAGCCAATATCCCTATTGGTCAGCCGCTTAATGAGTCTCGTTGGTACGTAGTTGGGAACAATGAACATTTGCAGCCGGTTGGTATTCCAGGAGAACTTTGTTTAAGCGGTGTGGGTTTAGCCCGCGGATATCTGAATATGACTGCATTGACGGAAGAAAAGTTTGTACCAAATCCTTTTTTTGAGGAAGGCATAGATCCTGAATACTATCGATATATGTATCGCACCGGAGACCTTGTACGCTGGCTTCCTAGCGGGACTATTGAGTACTTAGGACGAATTGATTTCCAGGTAAAGGTACGTGGAGTTCGTCTGGAAGTTGGAGAAATTGAAAATGTGTTGTCTGAGTGCGAGGGAATTGTTCAGGCCGTAGTAGTTGTGAAGAAACAAGAGGGGAAACCGGGAGTTCTCTGTGCCTATTATCTCTCGGAGAATGAAATCCCTGTGTCAGAGCTCAAAGATCATCTATCGAATTCATTGCCTACATATATGATCCCCTCATTCTTCGTCCATAAAACAGAGTTGCCTCATAATAATAGCGGAAAAATTGATAGGAATGCACTTATTGCAGACTTAGCTTTTATCAAAGAAACATCCTTAGAGTATGTGTCTCCTAGAACAGAGTTAGAGAGTCAGATTGCATCCGTGTGGCAAGAAGTGCTGTCTGTTCCCCTAGTTGGGTTGGATGATAATTTCTTTGATATCGGAGGGAATTCCTTATCACTGATCCAGGTTCACAATAAACTAAGAAAATTGGTTAACCTTGAATTTACGATCACTTTATTCTTCCAAGCACCGACTGTCCGTTTACTAGCAGAGCACTTTTCTAAGACGGAGGCAGAAGTAATTGGCAATAGAGAAGCCTATTTTAAAAGAAATAAAAAAATCGTACGCCAAGATATAGCGATTATTGGAATGTCAGTGCATGTTCCTGGAGCTGAGAATGTTTTTGATTTCTGGGATAATCTGAAAAACGAAAAGGAAAGCATTCACTTCTATCAAGACGATGAATTAAAGGAGCTGGGCATTGATACTGATCTTTTGAATTCGCCCAATTATGTAAAGGCAAAAGGCAGGCTTCAAGGCGTAGACTCTTTTGATCCCCAATTTTTCGGGTACACACCGGGGGAAGTTCGGATGATGTCCCCTCAATTACGGCTGCTCTATCAAGGTACATGGGAAGCGCTCGAAGATGCCGGTTATTTCCCCAACTCGGATTCCTCCAAAATCGGCATGTTTATGGGCGGTTCCGATGATTTTGAATGGTACAAGCATGTGCTGTTCGGAGACACCGATTTCAGCAATAAATATCAGGCCTTTACGCTCAGCACCAATCACTTTTTAGCAAGCAGAGTCTCTTATAAATTAGATATTAAAGGGCCAGTATTCTCAGCACTTACCGGTTGCTCCACCACATTGGTTACACCGCACTTAGCCTGCCAATCCTTGATTTTAGGGGAATGTGATCTGGCCGTAGCAGGTGGAATTACGATTGAACTTCCCAATGATGGCGGTTACCTGTATGAAGACGGGATGATGTTCTCACCGGATGGACATTGCCGGCCGTTTGATGCCCAAGCTCAAGGTACCGTTTTCTCTAATGGTATGGGGCTTGTTGTATTGAAGAGATTGAATGAAGCCTTGGAAGACGGTGACCAAATCTATGCCGTTATTAAAGGTTCTGCTATTAACAATGATGGCAATCAAAAAGTAGGTTTTCTGGCACCAAGTGTGATTGGTCAAACCGAGGTCATTCAAGAGGCCTATCGTGTGGCGGGAATTGATCCGGAGACCGTTAGCTATGTTGAAGCTCATGGTACGGGAACATTACTCGGCGACCCGATAGAGGTTGAATCCTTATCGAAGGCTTTTGCTTCTGACAAAAAACAATTCTGTGTCTTGGGTTCTGTCAAAGGAAATGTCGGACATACGGATACGGCAGCCGGTGTGGTAGGCCTTGCGAAAGTGGCCCTTAGTCTAAAGCATAAATATATTCCTGGAACCGTGAATTACCAAGATCCGAATCCGAAAATCGATTTTAAAAACACTCCTTTTATGGTTAAAGAACATGGAACGGAATGGGGTAAGGAGCCGTTAACAAACGGTTTGTTACGTGCGGGTATCAACTCTTTCGGTGTCGGTGGAACCAATGCCCATATGGTACTGGAAGAGCCCCCGGCCACTAGCGAGAGTAGTCCTGATGAACAAGTGAATGTGCTACCGTTTTCTGCTAAAAGCGCTGAGGCATTAAGGGAAACTTCAAAAAAAGTAGTAGAGTATCTGCTTGAGAACCCGGGAACCCGTCTGTCTGATGCAGCTTGGACGTTGCAAGTGGGCAGAATGCCATTCCCATATCGTAGCACGTTGGTTATTACTGATGCATTCCGGAATGAGCCGGAGAGAGTGCTTAAGAATCTAAATGATACTGCCTTATATGAAGTGAAAACTTCAAATAGAAAGGTGTACTTTATGTTCCCTGGTCAGGGGAGCCAATATCAGGGAATGGGTCGAGACCTTTATTATTCAGCGGATCAAAGTGCGATGTCCAGGATATTCAAACGTCATATCGACCAAGTATTTGACCTGTTGAAAGAAGAGGAACGTGCGGAGTTTAAGGAGTTAATCTACGGGGATCAGCACCCTCATCAAATTAATCAAACCGAATACAGCCAATTTGCATTATTTGCTACCAGTTATGCATTAGCTAAGACATTAATGGAGTTAGGTATCCAGCCTGCAGGAATGATTGGTCATAGTATCGGAGAGGTTACTGCAGCTACGGTTGCCGGTGTATTTGCTCTGAAGGATGCCGTTGAAATCGTAAGGACTCGCGGTCAAATCATGCAGAAGCAGGAGCCCGGAGTTATGCTGGCTGTCATGGCCGATGCCGGGGAAGTGGAGAAGGAGCTTGAACCGAATGTCTGGCTGGCTTTGGAGAATACGACCCGCAGTTGTGTTGTTGGAGGAAGTGAACAGGCGATTGTTCATTTTGAAAGTAAGTTAGAGAAGCTTGGCTTGAAATTTGTAAGAGTCAAGACCTCTCATGCCTTCCACACACCTATGATGGAACAAGCAGCCCAAGAGTTTCAGCAATTCCTTGCCCAATACACTATGAACGAACCCCTAATACCGATCGTTTCCAATACAAGCGGAACATGGGTTCAGGAAAAGGATATGACAAATCCTGAATATTGGTCCAAACATATTTTAAAGACGGTCAAGTTCTCTAAGAATCTGTCTGAAGTACTCAAAAATAAAGATGATGTTTTTATTGAGGTAGGGGCCGGGCGGACATTAAGCACCTTCGCTAGACAACATGAATCCAGAGCGGACGGGCAGCACTTTATTAATTTGATTCGACATCCGCAAGAAATTGAAAATGATGTGGTATATACAAATAAAAAATTCGGAGAGATTTGGTGTGCAGGTATCCAAGTGGATTGGGTTGCCTTGAAGGGCTCCTCTGTCCGTAAGCGCCTCTCTCTGCCGACTTATGTATTTGATAAAGTCCATTTTCCTATTCATATCCAGACGGACGCTGTGCAAAAATCGGCATTCAACAGACTCGACATCTCAGAGACTAAGTCTTCTATTCCCTTGAGATCCGTTGCTTTTCAAAGTAAAGGCGGTCTGGAGAGTACGGTTGTTGATGCTTACAAAACGGTGTTTGGGTTTGATACCATTGGTGTCGACCAGAACTTTTTTACACTGGGTGGAGACTCCCTTAAGGCGGTAAGTCTATCTTCAGCTATTAAAAATGTATTGGGCATCAAAGTGGAGATCGCTGACCTTTTCAAATATCCATCTCCCGGCGCTTTAGCATCCTATTTAAGTGAAACTGAAGTTAGTACATCAAATGATATGAGCATTAGACCTGCAGCGAAAATGGACGGGTATACCCTGTCATCGGCCCAAAATCGGATGTTTGCCCTTTCATTATTGGACAAAGACAATGTTGCTTATAATCTTCCTTCAGCCACAATGATCAGAGGTCCGTTGGACAAAGTAAGAGTAGAACAGGCCTTGGATAAGTTGATACAACGGCATGAGTCTTTAAGAACTACTTTTAGAATCAGAGACAATCAACCTGTACAGATTATTCATTCAACGGCAAAAGTTCCGATTACCTATTCGGACAAGACCGTCACCAGTCATGAGGATATCCGTCATCTTATCTATGAATTTATTAAACCTTTTGATCTCGAAAAAGCTCCCTTGTTCAGAGTTGAACTCATCAACACCGGTGTGGATAGCTACTTACTTTTGTTCGATCTCCATCACATTATTGCGGATGGTACTTCAGTAGAAATTATAACGAGAGATTTCAATGAGCTTTATTTCGGTGAACTCGCTCCTGCGAAGATTCAATACAAGGATTTTGCTGTATGGCAGCGGGACTACCTTAAGTCGCAAGAAATCGAGGTACAAAAGGAGTTTTGGCTCCAACAACTTGGTGAACATTTGCCTGTCCTGGAATTGCCAATAGACTTTAAGCGACCTCCTGTGAAGGATTTTGCAGGAAGCAGAATTTATTTTGACCTGGATAGACAATTAACTGCTAAACTCGTAGATTTGGCTCAAACCTCAGAAGCGACACTCTTTATGATTATGTTAAGTGCTTGGAATGTCCTTTTAGCCAGATACACGGGTCAAGAAGACATCATTGTAGGGACTCCGGTAGCAGGCAGGACTCAGGAGGAGATAGAAGAAACTGTAGGTATGTTTGTTAACATGTTGGCTATGAGAAATCATCCGGAGAACGGCAAGAGATTTATAGATTTCTTAAATGAGGTGAAAGAGAATTCCCTCAAGGCTTTTGAGAACCAAAATTATCAATTTGATGAGTTGGTTGAACAATTGAACCTCAAACGGGAATTAAGCCGTAACCCACTATTTGATGTTTGCTTCGATTTTCAGAATATGGAAGTTTATGATTTGGAAATTAACGGCATCCGCTTTACGCCGTATACCTTCGAGACGAATTCTGCTGCTTACGACCTTGTTCTGACTTGCCAGGAAAACAAGAAAGATCAGGTTATAACAGGATTTTTCGAATATTCAACGGGTTTATTTAAAAAAGAAACTGTGGAACGGATGGCTCGGCACTTCCGGGAAATCTTGGTCCATATCACTCAAGAGAAAGATGTTCGAATTGCCGATATCGGCCTTCTTCCTCAAGCAGAGAAACAATTCATCTTGAAGCAATTCAATAATACTACCCTTAAGTTTAATGATACTTTACTCATCCAGGAGATGTTCGAGCACAATGTGCAGGCTTTTCCTGATAAAACGGCATTAATTGTATCAAGCGGCAAGAAGCTGACTTATCGGGAGCTAAATGATCAATCCAATGCGCTGGCTTGGCGCTTAATTGAATTGGGTATTCACAAAGACTCTCTTGTCGGAATAATGCCCCGTAGAGATGAATACTTGTTAATTTCTATACTTGGCGTATTAAAGGCAGGGGGAGCGTATGTCCCTATTGATCCAGGGTTTCCTGAAGAGAGAATTGCTTATATGCTGTCGGAATGCGAAATCAGCACATTAATTTGCTCTGGCGAATACCGGGATCTGGTTCATTTTGAAGGTACAATAATTGATTGTGAGTCTCTGGATACGAACTCCAACTTATACAGTAATCCCTCACAAAGGGGAATTAAGAACAGCTTGGCTTGTGTCATATTCACTTCCGGTTCAACAGGCAGACCGAAGGGAGTAATGATTAACCAAGAATCTATCGTTAATTTCATTCATGACATAAAGAACAGAGAGATTTTTAGGAGTCGCGATGACAGAATGATCAGTGTCACC
Above is a window of Paenibacillus wynnii DNA encoding:
- a CDS encoding ABC transporter permease, with the translated sequence MPGPGEAIGYTGLRKALSKELDAVAFPQAVDFGASGVQVKINITSEMDRYAMNYSVYGRQLVVPMEVVRAVREKMPTSPEYEAIHIDTYQIADKKERAAASSIYAEVVKVNKLSPDFDTFYKASLRKFGLIIFIAGFLGLVFLISTGSILYFKQMTEAEQERKSYTILRQLGFGEREIMGGIIRKQMFVFAIPLGIGLMHSVFAVKAASKLALSDLTLPTAIAMSVYTLIYFVFAVLTIVYYRRIVRAAL
- a CDS encoding RICIN domain-containing protein, yielding MLKRGKVLSLLLLFTLLIALVPVGNSNAASTWNQVWSDEFDGTSLNTGNWSAEVGTGSGGWGNNELQYYTNRSQNLQVTGGNLVITAQKEAYGGMNYTSARIKSQGLKSFTYGKIEARIKLPSGQGLWPAFWMLGSNIDSVGWPKSGETDIMERVNNNAFVNGTVHWDANGHAEYGQVSGNLDFSQYHVYSVEWDANYIKWFVDGTQFNAFYIENGTGNTEEFQKPFFLLLNLAVGGNWPGSPNSSTPFPAQMLVDYVRVYQASATTNIESGSIYTLADKASGKVLDVVGVSTASGAKMQQWTNYTANNQKFKVESTGDGYYKLTAVHSGKVLDVPNSSTSTGIQLQQWDDNGSNAQRWRIVDAGGGYYKLVSKASGLAMDVSGSSTADGAAVQQWTDNGTDAQKWLFTKVN
- a CDS encoding 4'-phosphopantetheinyl transferase family protein — its product is MKVNSVYVGASIDVIAFEALWVRLSKEKQERLKKFKRQQDIIRSLVADLLARMMCAEAMCCSMEDVEFEYNEFGKPLVSGDTPCYFNVSHSGDWVVCAVDSDAIGIDIEQKGNIDLEIARRFFTSQEYRYIWGGDPVTRIDRFYEIWTFKESYIKAVGKGLTIPLQSFEVEIAQQEYGESLRARISKNSSSANVWFLKQYNMNADYKVAICAKEQLFTQTIHNININRLSL
- a CDS encoding DUF6790 family protein, producing MWFLALWLLGIISGLVHLYTLGFPNNVSDISTILLLHQFVVTFGLVGVIGYVVNIARADETAKMLGWPGGPFQVKYGFSQVGLGVMGILAIWFQGTFWVGVLVTMYIYGLSGLWSHTHVMIKNKKVDADSISNLIMDVVYQTFITVLSILAGGIWVLG